The DNA sequence GCCCGGTTGCACGACGAGTTGCGTGGAACGCGCGAGATGGTGGCCGTTTCGCTGATGCGGCAGCAATCGGCCAGTGACCGGTTGCGCGGCGTCAGCTGGAGTACTCGACTGAACCGGCCCGATGAAGAGGTTCTCGGCGCGTTGCTGGCCGCGGTGGACCAGGATCCGAGTGTCGATGTGAGGCTGGCGGCGGCCGATGCTCTGCGCCGGTATTCGAACGTGCCGGAAGTGGGCCAGGGCATGGTGACGGCGTTGGGCCGGTCGGATTCTCCACTGGTGCAGATTGCTCTGATCGACGCGCTGGTGGACATGAAAGACCGACGGTCGGTGACAGTGTTCAAGAAGTTGAGCGCCGACGGAAGCGTGAACGAATCTGTACGGCAGCGCGCGAATTGGGCGATCGGTCGATTCTAGGCGAATTCTAGTTCAGCGGAAGATATCGAGGTATCGAGATATGACGATACGTGTGTTCGCACTTTTGGGGCTCGCACCCATGCTGATGGCGGCGGGGCTGGAAGAGAAGCAGACCATCCAGAAGACGCTCCCCGAAGCCCGGAAACTGGAGGTCGACACCGTCTGGGGACCCATCCGAGTGACGGGCTATGACGGGCACGAGGTTCGGGTCAAGGCCGTGGAGACGGTGCGCGCGGACTCCCAGGAGGATCTGGAACTGGCCCGCAAAGAAGTGAAGCTGGAGATTGGACAGCAGGGCGACACGGACCGGATCTATGTCGACGGGCCGTTCCGCTGCCACTGCGACGATGGCCGCTGGTCTGGGCAGCGAAGCCGCCGGCACTATGTGGTGCATTACGACTTTGAGTTGCAGGTGCCGCGGCAGATGGCGGTGAGTCTCTCGACGGTGAACGAGGGTGGAATCTCAATGAGCGGCGTGAACGGTGATTTCGAGATCCACAACGTGAACGGAACGGTGGACCTGAGCGGGCTGGCGGGCTCGGGCACGGTACGGACCGTGAACGGCCATGTGAAGGCGGAGTTTACCCGGAATCCGAAGGGGCAAACGGCGTTCAAGACGATCAACGGTCCCATTGAGCTGTACTTCCGGCCCGGTCTGTCGGCGGATTTGCGGCTGAAGACTTTCAACGGGAAGATCTACTCCGATTTCGAGATGACCGCGCTGCCGGCCCGGCCGGTGGTGTCCGAGCGGCGGGAGGGGAAGTCGATCTTCCGGGCGGACAGGTATTCCGGAGGCCGTATCGGCGGCGGCGGTCCGGAGATTGAGGTGGATGGGTTCAATAGCGAGATTCGAATTCTGGAAAGCAAGTAGGTAAATGGAAATGACGAAGACGATGTGGGTGAGCGCAATCGCGGTAGCGGCGGTAGCCCTGCCGATGTGGGGGCAGGACAAACTGACGGTGCCGCTGAGTGATCCGTCGAGGCCGGCGACGCTGCGGGCGTCGCTGCTGACGGGTAGTATCCGGGTGAAGGGCTATTCGGGCAAGGACGTGATTGTCGAGGCGAAGACCCGGCAGGAGAAGCCCTCCGAACCGGCGCAGAAGGACGGCATGCGGAGGATCCAGATCAATTCCACCGGCCTCGAGGTCGAAGAAGAGAACAACAACGTGCGGGTGGGTGCGTCCGCCATGCACCGGGCCGTCGACATCGAGATCCAGGTGCCGATGAAGACGTCGCTGAAGCTGAAAACCGTGAATGATGGCGAGATTATTGTCGAAGGCGTGCAAGGCGATGTGGAGGTGAGCGACATCAACGGACCGGTGACGTTGACCGGCATCTCGGGGTCGGTTGTGGCGCATTCGCTCAACGACAAGGTGAAGGTGATATTCAGTCAGGTGGATCCGCAGAAACCGATGTCGTTCAGCTCGTTGAACGGAGACATCGACGTGACGTTTCCCGCCTCGGTGAAAGCGAATGTGAAGCTGAAGACGCAGCGTGGAGACGTGTACAGCGATTTTGACCTGGTGGTGACGGCCGCGCCGAAGGCCACGACGGAGCCGGCCAGGACGGAAAAGGGTAAGTATCGTGTGAAGCTGGACCAGTCGTTGTACGGCACGATCAACGGTGGCGGTCCTGAAATGCAGTTCAGCAACTTCAACGGTTCCATCTACATTCGCAAGGCCGGCAAGTAGCCGCTGACTCCTCCAGGCACGGCTCACTACAATCAAGCGAAGGAAGCCAATACGGTCCAGGCTGTATAGACACCCTGAACCCGGCCCGAGATGCTTGAATGAGAGTGAGTGTCTGGAGGAGTTCCGCTGTTGCCGATGACCCCCCGCACAAAGCCACCGCTGCTGTCCGGTGTCCGCCTGGTGCTGATGGCGGGTTTTCTGGGCTTATTGTGCCTGTTGGGCTTTGCCGGATTCTACTCGCTGCTTGCCTTGCGCCGCGTGGCCAGGACGGATGAGGAGAGCACCCGCGAGTTTGTCCGGCGCAGCGACGCCCTGGAGCTCATTCGCCAGAACGCCTACACCTCCACGAGCCGCGTGAGGGACTACCTGCTGGACCGGGAACCGGGCGCGCCCGGCGTCCATAAACGCGACGCAGTGGTTGCCTGGAACCGGGCGATGGCGGCCACAAATGCCTATAGCGTGGTGAGCCCGGAGTCGCAGCGGCCAGCCTTCCGCCAACTGCAGCTCTCCCTGGAGTCCTATTGGCACGCGGCCGTGCCGGCCCTGAATTGGAATGATGGCCAGCGCGAGCGTGCCGGCTACGATCTGTTGGCGGAGCAACTGACGCCGCGGCGGGACGAGTTTCTGCACCTTTCCGACGAGTTGCGCCGGGCGAACGAGGTGGACCTGCGTTCGGCGATCGATCACTCGGCTTCCCTAATTGAACAACTGCAGCAGCGTCTGGCGACCGTGGTGGTGCTGGCTCTGTTGATTGGCGTGGCCCTTGCGGCGATCACGCTGATCTACTTCGTGCGGCTGGAGCGGGCCGCCTCACTGCGGTATGAAGCCTCGTTGGCGGACCGCGCTCAGATGGAAGCCCTGTCCGCGCGCCTGCTGGAGATCCAGGAGGAGGAGCGGCGTAGAATCTCGCGTGAGCTGCACGATGAGGCGGGTCAAGCCCTGTCAGGGCTGCTGGTCGATGTGGCGAATGCTTCGGCTGAGGTCCGGGATGGCCAACCGGTGCTGCAGGACCGGTTGGCGTCCATCAAGCGATCGGCCGAATCCACACTTTCTTCCATCCGCAATCTGAGCCTGTTGCTGCGGCCCTCCATGCTGGACGACCTGGGGCTGATCGCGGCGCTACGCTGGCAGGCGAGGGAGACCGCCCGCAGGACTGGAATGGAGGTGGCGGTGCTGGCGGAGGACTACAACCTGGAACTGCCCGACGAGTACCGGACCACGATCTATAGAGTGGTGCAAGAGGCGCTGAACAACGCGGCTCGGCATTCCGAGGCCAAGAACGTCTCCATCCTGGTCAGGGCCGAGCCCCGACGCCTGCTGGTGTTGATCCAGGACGATGGCAAAGGCTTTGATCCGACAACGACGAAGGGCATGGGGTTATTGGGCATGCAGGAGCGCATCGCCCATCTGAACGGGCAAATGGAAGTGGAGTCGGGCGTAGGGCAGGGCGTGATTGTGCGCATCGCTCTGCCGCCCGTGCCGGAGGGCAAAGCAGCATGAGCAAGATCAGGATCATATTGGCTGACGATCACACGGTGATCCGATCGGGGTTGAAACTGCTGCTGGAGCGGCAGCCGGACCTGGAAGTGGTGGGGGAGGCCGAGACTGGGCGGCAGGCCGTGGATCTTGCGGAGCAACTCACGCCGGACGTCGTGGTGCTGGACATCGCAATGCCCCAGTTGAATGGAATCGACGCGGCACGTCAGATTGTGGCGCGCAATGCGAGCGTTGCCGTGGTGATCCTGAGCATGCACTCGGATGAAGGCTATGTGATGCGGGCGCTGCAGGTGGGCGCCAAGGCGTACCTTTTGAAGGACTCGGCGGAAGTGGACTTGATCCGAGCCGTGCGTTCAGTCCATGCGGGCGAATCATTCTTCAGCCCGTCCGTGGGGCGGGTCTTGCTGGAGGATTACGTCCGCCAGATGCGGGTGAAGGGGACTGAGGACAGCTACGAGCTGCTAACCAACAGGGAGCGCGAGGTTCTTCAGTTGATCGCCGAAGGAAAGGCGAACAAAGAGATCTCCAGCCTGCTGAATCTGAGCCTCCACACGGTGGAGACGCACCGAACCAGGATCCTGCAGAAGCTGAACCTGCACTCGGTGCCTGAGTTGATTCTGTACGCCGTCCGCAAGGGCATCGTGACCTGACCCGTCACGAACCGGTACAAAATACAGTCCAGGCCGGATCGTTCCAGCGCGGCGATATCCATAGGCTAGTGGATGTGGTGCATTCCCGACCTGCCAATCATCCAGCCGCAAGCTTGAACGAACTCCTTTCCTTCGACACTTGCAAGATCGCCAATGCCATTGAGGTCTTGAAGTTACGCCTGCGCAATGAGGGCTTCACGCAGCCCGGATTGCGGTGCGTCACCGGCGGGTTTCCCGCGATCATCGGCTACGCGGTGACCAGCAAAGTGCGCTGCGCGAATCCGCCGATGCGCGGGGCGACCTCACGGGATCTGACGGATTGGTGGGCGAAGCTGAGGGAGCGGCCGGTACCGCGCGTGGCGGTGATCCAGGATATCGACGACCAGCCAGGGCAGGGAGCGGTCCTGAGTCAGATGCACGCGGAGGTGCTCCGCTCGCTGCAATGCTGCGGCGTGGTGACGAATGGTTCCGTGCGCAATATACCATCGCTGGCGGCGATGAGTTTTCCGGCGTTCGCGTGCCATGTGACGATGTCACACGCATA is a window from the uncultured Paludibaculum sp. genome containing:
- a CDS encoding HEAT repeat domain-containing protein, with amino-acid sequence MAMKCEEIQGLLPDYWAGSASAEGRGLVVAHLADCADCRAVSELWSQLGELPEESPRPEVGARFRTMLAAYRHGLEQAEQPKVRKAFSLAEWLYGWWPAKLEHQVALAAACLAVGVAIGFAASSKGPSAQEFARLHDELRGTREMVAVSLMRQQSASDRLRGVSWSTRLNRPDEEVLGALLAAVDQDPSVDVRLAAADALRRYSNVPEVGQGMVTALGRSDSPLVQIALIDALVDMKDRRSVTVFKKLSADGSVNESVRQRANWAIGRF
- a CDS encoding sensor histidine kinase, whose amino-acid sequence is MTPRTKPPLLSGVRLVLMAGFLGLLCLLGFAGFYSLLALRRVARTDEESTREFVRRSDALELIRQNAYTSTSRVRDYLLDREPGAPGVHKRDAVVAWNRAMAATNAYSVVSPESQRPAFRQLQLSLESYWHAAVPALNWNDGQRERAGYDLLAEQLTPRRDEFLHLSDELRRANEVDLRSAIDHSASLIEQLQQRLATVVVLALLIGVALAAITLIYFVRLERAASLRYEASLADRAQMEALSARLLEIQEEERRRISRELHDEAGQALSGLLVDVANASAEVRDGQPVLQDRLASIKRSAESTLSSIRNLSLLLRPSMLDDLGLIAALRWQARETARRTGMEVAVLAEDYNLELPDEYRTTIYRVVQEALNNAARHSEAKNVSILVRAEPRRLLVLIQDDGKGFDPTTTKGMGLLGMQERIAHLNGQMEVESGVGQGVIVRIALPPVPEGKAA
- a CDS encoding response regulator transcription factor, whose product is MSKIRIILADDHTVIRSGLKLLLERQPDLEVVGEAETGRQAVDLAEQLTPDVVVLDIAMPQLNGIDAARQIVARNASVAVVILSMHSDEGYVMRALQVGAKAYLLKDSAEVDLIRAVRSVHAGESFFSPSVGRVLLEDYVRQMRVKGTEDSYELLTNREREVLQLIAEGKANKEISSLLNLSLHTVETHRTRILQKLNLHSVPELILYAVRKGIVT
- a CDS encoding RraA family protein, which translates into the protein MNELLSFDTCKIANAIEVLKLRLRNEGFTQPGLRCVTGGFPAIIGYAVTSKVRCANPPMRGATSRDLTDWWAKLRERPVPRVAVIQDIDDQPGQGAVLSQMHAEVLRSLQCCGVVTNGSVRNIPSLAAMSFPAFACHVTMSHAYVHLVDFGVPVEILGLDVSPGDLIHADVHGVLSIPAQHVDDILRVAREREQRLTKIVDLCRGTGVSFDRLKAEIHELENLQ